CGGTAGCCGCCTCTTGCAGCTCGGCGGGAACAATCCCGTCATCGGCTGCCGTAAGCCCCCCCATCAAGCCCACCGGACTGCCCCCAGGAAGGACCTGGCCGATCTCGCCATAGACCACGTCGAGACCCGCCAGCACCAGCAAAATGCCCGATTGCGGCTCTAAAATTGCAACGGTGCCATAATCCAGAAGGGGGCCTTTGTAGCGCAACGTGGCCGCTGCGGGCGTGGTGACCAAGGCGCGGGGCGGGGCGGCCATGACGATGCCGGGGCGGATGATGCCAGCCGCATCCGCCTCGCCCGCGCGGCGGATGATGCGGCCCTCAAGCGGCAGCGGGAGCAGGCCTTTGCGATCTTCAATACCCGGAAGGCTGCCCGGGGCTTCGTCCACAGCGATCTGCGACAGGCCCGAGGCGAACCCATCCAGCGATTCGGTGGAGGCGATCAGGAGCGCCGTGCGCACGGCGTCCTCGGTGAAACGGCGGGGCAGGTCGGTGCGGTCGGCAATGGCTTGGCTGAGGGCCGTGCGCGCGGTCTGCACCCCGGCAAGGCCCTCGTCGAGGCGGCTCGCGGCACTTTCCTGAAGTGCGCGTAGCATGGCCAGATCCTCAAGCTTGGCGCGCAAGGCTGTCGCCTGCCCGGTGAGGCCCGGCGTTACATCGGCGAGGATCATGCCCGACCGGGCGGTGCCCACCGGGCCAGACGGGTGTAACAGTGTGACCGGCGCAGGGGTGGAGCCCATGGATTGCAACACGCCCAAGAGCTGTGCAATTTCACGTTCGCTCGCTGCGAGGTCGCGCTCCAGCGCTTGCTGTTGAATGGCGGCGCGGCGTTGTCCTTCGCGCATGGCCTGAAGCCCGGCCTCATAGGCGCGCACGGTCTGGCTGAGCGCGCGGACCCGGTCGCGCGCGCCGGTGGCGGCGTCCAGAGCGCGGGTCGCGTCTTCGAGTTGTTGGGCGGCGGCGCGGGCCTCGGTCGCGGGATCAGATTGGGCGAGCGCGCCACCTGAAAGCCCTAAAGCCAGCGCCAGAGCGAGGGTGCAAAGGCGCGCGCGCGGTCTCATGCGGAGCGCTGACCGACGGCTGTTGCTTGGTGATCGGCGGGGACGGGCTTCAAGAGGCAAAGCCCGGTCATCTCTGCGGGCACAGGCAGGTTCATCAGCTGCAAGAGTGTCGGTGCCAGATCACTGAGCCGCCCCGGCGCAAGGCCCATGCCCGCAGGACCGCCCACAAGAATGGCGGGCACCGGGTTGGTCGTATGCGCGGTATGCGGCGCGCCGGTGACCGGATCGATCATCACCTCGCAATTGCCGTGATCTGCCGTCACGATCATCGCCCCTCCCACATCCTCAAGCGCCTCCAGCGCCGTACCAAGACCTGCATCAACCGCCTCAACGGCGGCAATCGCGGCGTCCAGATCGCCAGTATGCCCGACCATATCGGGATTGGCGTAATTCACCACAATCAGATCATATCCTGCGCGGATCGCCGCCACCAAATGCGTCGTCACCTCGGCGGCGGACATCTCGGGCTGCATATCATAGGTCGCCACTTTGGGCGATTGCGCCATATAGCGGTCCTCGCCGGGCTCTGCCGCTTCCTTTCCACCGTTCAAAAAGAAGGTGACATGCGGATATTTCTCGGTCTCGGCGATGTGAAACTGCGTGCGGCCCTGCTTGGCCACCCACGCGCCCAGCGTGTTTTCCGGCGCCTCATCTGGGAAAATGCAATCCATATAGGCGGCATGGGTCTGCGAATACTCGGTGAACCCGCTCACGATGGCGAATTTGGGCCGTGTGCCGGTGTCAAACGCCGCAAACTCCGGATCGGCAAAGGCCGCGAGGATTTCGCGCGCACGGTCGGCGCGGAAGTTGAGGCACAAGACGCCATCGCCATCCTTCATGCCGCCATAACCGCCCAGAACGCGCGGTTTGATGAATTCATCCGTGCGGCCCTTGCCATAGGCGTTATCAATCGCCTCGCCCGCCGTGGTGGCGGTGTAGCCGCGGCCTTGCGCCAGCGCCTGATAGGCAAGCTCGACCCGCTCCCACCGGTTGTCACGGTCCATCGCGTAATA
The nucleotide sequence above comes from Roseovarius carneus. Encoded proteins:
- the gpmI gene encoding 2,3-bisphosphoglycerate-independent phosphoglycerate mutase — translated: MSTPKPVVLCILDGWGLSDERTGNAPLLANTPHFDGLMARCPHSTLITHGPDVGLPQGQMGNSEVGHMNIGAGRVVEMDLRRIDRAIATGTFSALPGIKRFAEAVRATNGTAHLLGVLSDGGVHSHIDHMIATARALTGHGLRVAIHAFTDGRDVAQVSAKSYLEELRDALPAGAYIATVSGRYYAMDRDNRWERVELAYQALAQGRGYTATTAGEAIDNAYGKGRTDEFIKPRVLGGYGGMKDGDGVLCLNFRADRAREILAAFADPEFAAFDTGTRPKFAIVSGFTEYSQTHAAYMDCIFPDEAPENTLGAWVAKQGRTQFHIAETEKYPHVTFFLNGGKEAAEPGEDRYMAQSPKVATYDMQPEMSAAEVTTHLVAAIRAGYDLIVVNYANPDMVGHTGDLDAAIAAVEAVDAGLGTALEALEDVGGAMIVTADHGNCEVMIDPVTGAPHTAHTTNPVPAILVGGPAGMGLAPGRLSDLAPTLLQLMNLPVPAEMTGLCLLKPVPADHQATAVGQRSA
- a CDS encoding murein hydrolase activator EnvC family protein is translated as MRPRARLCTLALALALGLSGGALAQSDPATEARAAAQQLEDATRALDAATGARDRVRALSQTVRAYEAGLQAMREGQRRAAIQQQALERDLAASEREIAQLLGVLQSMGSTPAPVTLLHPSGPVGTARSGMILADVTPGLTGQATALRAKLEDLAMLRALQESAASRLDEGLAGVQTARTALSQAIADRTDLPRRFTEDAVRTALLIASTESLDGFASGLSQIAVDEAPGSLPGIEDRKGLLPLPLEGRIIRRAGEADAAGIIRPGIVMAAPPRALVTTPAAATLRYKGPLLDYGTVAILEPQSGILLVLAGLDVVYGEIGQVLPGGSPVGLMGGLTAADDGIVPAELQEAATDWTETLYIEVRQDNTPVDPASWFRTDKED